The Microvirga lotononidis nucleotide sequence GATGTGATCGAGGACGTCAACACGACCCTTCAGCCACTGGTCGTCGAACTCGGTCGCCTCTATCTCGACCAGATCGCAGCCCTCGACGGCAAGATCGCGGATCTCGAGAGGGTGTTGAAACGCGAGGCCGCGCGTGGGGTGACGACGTCACGCCTGCAGACCATGCCCGGGATCGGGCCGATCACCGCAATGGCGATCGAAACCTTCGCACCGCCGATGGAGAGCTTCAGACGCGGACGCGACTTCGCCGCCTGGCTCGGGCTTGTCCCGGTCCAGCACTCCACCGGCGGCAAGCAGGTGCTCGGGCGCACCTCGAAGATGGGCCAGCGTGATATCCGACGTCTGCTCATCATCGGCGCGATGGCTGTCGTCAAGAGCGCAGGGCGCAAGAGCGCGCCGGAAGGCTCCTGGCTTGCCCGCATGCTGGCGCGCAAGCCGAGGATGCTCGTGGCCATTGCGCTGGCGAACAAGATGGCGCGGTCCGCCTGGGCCATGCTGACGAAAGGCGAGGACTTCAGAGTTCCGGCAGCAACGGCGTCGTGATCGGGAGATCCGGCATCGATCCTGCCGGTGCGTCAGGCGTGTGAGGAGGTCGAGGAACAGTAAGGGCAAAACGATCGGTCAGATCGGGAGCAGGAAAAGCATTATCACCCAAAGAGCTTCGCGCTCGGGAATTTGATCTGCACCTGCTCCGCGTATCTCCATACCGGCCAGCGGCATGATCATGGCCGCAACAGAAGGCCTGATACATGACCGCACCCGATCACATGCCGAAGCTGTTCAGAAATCCCTTGCGCGAACGGGGGCATCCATACATGGGTGATGACGGATTGAGAAAGGCGACGTATCGAGGCGGGTGTCGAGCCTGCCTGAACCTCTCCAGGAGAGCGATACGTCATGAACGAGACTACCAGCATTGTCCGCCTTCGTCAGCCCGACACGATCGACGATCCCCTGACCGATCTTCTCCGAGCCGGCGCGCGCAAGCTGCTGGCCCAAGCCATCGAGAGCGAGGCCGAGGCTTATCTGGCCAGCATGCGCGATCTCAAGCTGCCGGACGGCCGCGAGCGCCTGGTCCGGCACGGGCATGGCCCCGAGCGCATGCTCCAGACCTGCATCGGCCCGGTGGCGGTCCGCCGGGTCAAGATCCGCGACCGCGGCGCCACGGATGATGCCGACCGCATCCGCTTTACCTCGGCGATCCTGCCGAAATGGGCGCGGCGCACCAAAAGCTTGGATGCGCTGCTGCCGATCCTGTACCTGCGCGGGCTCTCGACCGGCGACTTCCAGGAGGCGCTCTCCGCCCTGCTCGGCCAGGATGCGCCCAACCTCTCGCCCTCGGTGATCGCCCGGCTGACCGGCGAATGGCAGGGCGAGTACGAGCGCTGGCAGACGCGCGACCTGTCGGCGCGCCGCTACGTCTACGTCTGGGCCGACGGCGTCTACCTCCAGGCCCGGATGCAGGATCAGGCCGAATGCATCCTGGTGCTGATCGGCGCGACACCGGAGGGCAGGAAGGAGCTGATCGGCTTCCAGGCCGGCGTGCGCGAGAGTGCCCAGAGCTGGCGCGAGCTGCTGGTCGAGATCAAGCGGCGGGGTCTGTCGATTGCGCCTCACATTGCTGTGGGAGACGGAGCGCTGGGCTTCTGGAAGGCGCTCGACGAGCTCTTTCCCGGCACGCATCATCAACGCTGCTGGCTGCACAAGACCGCGAACGTGCTCAACAAGGTGCCCAAGTCCGTGCAGCCCGGCATGAAGGGGGCCCTGCGGGAGATCTATCTCGCCCCGACCCGCGCTCAGGCCGAGGTCGCCCTCGATCTGTTCGAGGACGCCTATGGCGCACGCTATCCGAAGGCGGTGGAGTGCCTGCGCAAGGACCAGCGGGCGCTGCTAGCCTTCTTCGACTGGCCGGCTGAGCACTGGATCCATCTGCGCACGACGAACCCGATTGAGAGCGTGTTTGCGACCGTGCGGCACCGCACCGTGCGCACCAAGGGCGCGCTGTCTCCAACGACTGCTCGCCTGATGGTGTTCAAACTCATCATGGCGGCTGCGAAAACCTGGCGCCGGCTGATGGGTGAAAACCAGTTGCCGAAGGTGATCGCCGGTGTCAGATTCCAGGACGGCAGCGAGGTCATCCCGCTGCCGACAAACAGCGCCGCCTGATCGGCCCCATCACCTAAATTCCGT carries:
- a CDS encoding IS110 family RNA-guided transposase; this translates as MTDVNIIGLDLAKRVFQAHGARADGSVAFRRKLTRQQVLTFFSKQPRCIVAMEACATAHDWGRELQVLGHEVRLIPPVYVKPFVKRQKNDAADAEAIAEAAARPTMRFVTVKTEEQQARAMVFRTRDLLVRQRTQLINALRGHLAEHGVVAPQGTAKVKLLSDVIEDVNTTLQPLVVELGRLYLDQIAALDGKIADLERVLKREAARGVTTSRLQTMPGIGPITAMAIETFAPPMESFRRGRDFAAWLGLVPVQHSTGGKQVLGRTSKMGQRDIRRLLIIGAMAVVKSAGRKSAPEGSWLARMLARKPRMLVAIALANKMARSAWAMLTKGEDFRVPAATAS
- a CDS encoding IS256 family transposase, with the translated sequence MNETTSIVRLRQPDTIDDPLTDLLRAGARKLLAQAIESEAEAYLASMRDLKLPDGRERLVRHGHGPERMLQTCIGPVAVRRVKIRDRGATDDADRIRFTSAILPKWARRTKSLDALLPILYLRGLSTGDFQEALSALLGQDAPNLSPSVIARLTGEWQGEYERWQTRDLSARRYVYVWADGVYLQARMQDQAECILVLIGATPEGRKELIGFQAGVRESAQSWRELLVEIKRRGLSIAPHIAVGDGALGFWKALDELFPGTHHQRCWLHKTANVLNKVPKSVQPGMKGALREIYLAPTRAQAEVALDLFEDAYGARYPKAVECLRKDQRALLAFFDWPAEHWIHLRTTNPIESVFATVRHRTVRTKGALSPTTARLMVFKLIMAAAKTWRRLMGENQLPKVIAGVRFQDGSEVIPLPTNSAA